One window from the genome of Salvia miltiorrhiza cultivar Shanhuang (shh) chromosome 7, IMPLAD_Smil_shh, whole genome shotgun sequence encodes:
- the LOC130994571 gene encoding uncharacterized protein LOC130994571: MHIGLESPTYPIAPVQLLRRHWIITDANGRTETVQLSFQFPTFTPQYFNRLDSVSVFEEGDYEMKHIDKVGTRTFNVAIAPFALSTFGDDISVEIIQLICSF, encoded by the exons ATGCATATAGGATTAGAATCACCAACCTATCCGATCGCCCCCGTGCAACTTCTTAGACGTCATTGGATCATAACTGATGCCAATGGAAGAACTGAGACAGTCCAGTTAAGCTTCCAGTTTCCCACCTTTACCCCTCAGTACTTCAATAGACTCGATTCTGTATCTGTTTTTGAG GAAGGTGACTATGAGATGAAGCACATAGATAAAGTTGGAACTCGGACGTTCAATGTAGCTATTGCCCCCTTTGCTCTGTCCACATTTGGAGATGATATTAGTGTAGAGATTATCCAACTCATATGCAGCTTCTAG